One Sphingomicrobium sp. XHP0239 DNA segment encodes these proteins:
- a CDS encoding TPM domain-containing protein translates to MIELTAADHQRVSDAIAKAEQRSDGEIIAVTAKLSDKYHDVGLQWPILATFILLALAATFPGVLERVEVALFGGWAEPTVQALLTMLLFGSLLIFVLLWLALRWMPLRLALTPTATKTRRVRRRAIDIYKAGAERRTIGRTGILIYLSMGEHRAEIVHDDAITEAVEPEVWAEAMAALLGPVKEGRVTDGICAAIHEIGLVLEEHFPKSSEDTNEIPDKLIEL, encoded by the coding sequence ATGATCGAACTGACCGCAGCGGACCATCAGCGCGTTTCGGACGCGATCGCCAAGGCCGAACAGCGATCGGACGGCGAGATCATCGCGGTGACGGCCAAGCTGTCCGACAAGTATCATGACGTGGGATTGCAATGGCCGATCCTCGCGACCTTCATCCTGCTGGCATTGGCAGCGACGTTTCCGGGTGTCCTCGAACGGGTCGAAGTCGCTCTGTTCGGCGGCTGGGCAGAACCCACGGTCCAGGCATTGCTGACGATGCTGCTGTTCGGTTCGCTCCTGATCTTCGTGCTGTTGTGGCTGGCGCTCCGCTGGATGCCGTTGCGGCTGGCGCTCACTCCGACCGCGACAAAGACGCGGCGGGTCCGGCGACGCGCCATCGACATCTACAAGGCCGGTGCGGAGCGGCGAACGATCGGGCGTACGGGCATCCTCATCTACCTTTCGATGGGAGAGCATCGCGCCGAGATCGTGCACGACGACGCAATTACCGAAGCGGTCGAGCCCGAAGTTTGGGCGGAAGCCATGGCAGCGCTTCTGGGGCCGGTGAAGGAGGGCCGCGTTACCGACGGGATCTGCGCGGCGATTCACGAGATCGGACTGGTGCTGGAAGAGCATTTCCCCAAGTCGAGCGAGGATACCAACGAAATCCCCGATAAGCTTATCGAGCTGTAG
- a CDS encoding LemA family protein, whose product MSIVRKTGLLVPLAALGLAGCGINSVPTAEEQVNAQFGNLQAEYQRRNDLIGNLVETVEAAADREETTLTQITEARARATSTQLSPEQLDDADAVRAYGDAQAQLSGARSLLGTVIMERYPELQSQGRFADLMVQLEGTENSILVARRDYNEAVRNYNTTIRTFPDAIGAKVIHGAEPKVPFEAAAGADVAPEVEFDN is encoded by the coding sequence ATGAGCATCGTGCGCAAAACCGGGCTTCTGGTCCCGCTGGCGGCCTTGGGCCTGGCGGGATGCGGGATCAACAGCGTGCCGACGGCAGAGGAGCAGGTGAACGCCCAGTTCGGCAATCTTCAGGCCGAATATCAGCGTCGCAACGATCTCATCGGCAATCTCGTCGAAACGGTCGAGGCCGCTGCCGATCGGGAAGAGACGACGCTGACGCAGATCACCGAAGCACGTGCGCGTGCGACGTCGACCCAGCTTTCGCCCGAACAGCTCGACGATGCCGATGCCGTGCGCGCCTATGGCGATGCGCAGGCGCAGCTGTCGGGCGCTCGCAGCCTGTTGGGCACGGTCATCATGGAACGATATCCCGAGCTTCAGTCGCAGGGACGCTTCGCGGACCTGATGGTGCAACTGGAAGGGACGGAGAACTCCATCCTTGTCGCTCGCCGCGACTATAACGAGGCGGTGCGCAACTATAACACCACGATCCGCACTTTCCCCGACGCGATCGGCGCGAAGGTGATCCACGGCGCGGAACCCAAGGTTCCCTTCGAAGCCGCCGCGGGCGCCGACGTCGCGCCCGAGGTCGAATTCGACAATTAG
- a CDS encoding DUF5320 domain-containing protein, with protein MNRIVFAFAVPAALTLASCGVAEDDAEGVIAAEEQEAERTDDPAIDAEAEALERQAEALEEQVEAEEQRAEANAEAM; from the coding sequence ATGAACCGGATCGTGTTTGCGTTTGCCGTACCGGCGGCGCTGACGCTCGCTTCCTGCGGAGTTGCGGAGGATGACGCCGAAGGCGTGATCGCTGCGGAAGAGCAGGAAGCTGAGAGAACCGACGACCCGGCCATCGATGCCGAAGCCGAGGCGCTTGAGCGTCAGGCCGAAGCACTCGAAGAACAGGTCGAAGCCGAAGAACAACGCGCCGAGGCGAACGCCGAAGCGATGTAA
- a CDS encoding TPM domain-containing protein — translation MNALTNRFQSPKASTARSGFGWIAASLALLAMAMAWALPARAQDIDFPPRPENSWFLDQGAFLSDAEELALNRKLQDNFDATGRPIYVVTLNDLGGQTIENYGYQLGRTWGVGDAEEDDGVILLVAREEREVRIETGYGARVFLPDIVAGRIIRNTISPAFKAGDFAGGIEAGLTQMFESLALSPAEARARADALAAEEEQRSGSVGGFSGAFILLVMAFVALSFLRGMSRMGSAYRGRDDDDEDDDDDDRKGGKKRRRRRRRGMDSGDLAIMLWGLDAISRGSRGGWGGGGGFGGGGGFGGGGFGGGFGGGGFGGGGASGGW, via the coding sequence GTGAACGCGCTCACCAACCGTTTCCAGTCGCCAAAAGCGTCCACGGCGCGGTCCGGTTTCGGCTGGATCGCCGCGTCCTTGGCGCTGCTTGCGATGGCGATGGCGTGGGCGCTGCCCGCGCGGGCGCAGGACATCGACTTTCCTCCGCGGCCGGAAAATAGCTGGTTTCTCGATCAGGGTGCCTTCCTGAGCGATGCCGAGGAACTGGCGCTCAATCGCAAGCTTCAGGACAATTTCGATGCGACCGGGCGGCCGATCTACGTCGTCACGCTCAACGATCTGGGCGGTCAGACGATCGAGAATTACGGGTATCAGCTGGGGCGGACATGGGGCGTCGGCGATGCCGAAGAGGATGACGGCGTCATCCTTCTGGTCGCGCGCGAGGAACGCGAAGTGCGCATCGAGACGGGATATGGCGCCCGCGTCTTCCTTCCGGACATCGTGGCGGGGCGGATCATTCGCAACACCATCAGCCCGGCCTTCAAGGCGGGCGATTTCGCGGGTGGCATCGAGGCGGGGCTGACGCAGATGTTCGAGAGCCTGGCGCTCAGCCCGGCGGAGGCACGCGCCCGCGCGGACGCGCTCGCTGCCGAGGAAGAGCAGCGCAGTGGTTCGGTCGGCGGTTTTTCGGGGGCGTTCATCCTCCTCGTCATGGCTTTCGTGGCGTTGAGCTTTCTCCGCGGGATGAGCCGGATGGGCAGCGCCTATCGCGGGCGCGACGATGACGACGAAGATGATGACGATGACGACCGCAAGGGCGGGAAGAAGCGGCGGCGACGTCGTCGGCGGGGCATGGATTCGGGCGACCTCGCCATCATGCTGTGGGGCTTGGACGCGATCTCGCGGGGCAGTCGTGGCGGCTGGGGCGGGGGCGGCGGCTTCGGCGGCGGTGGTGGTTTCGGCGGTGGCGGGTTCGGCGGCGGCTTCGGCGGCGGCGGCTTCGGCGGCGGCGGCGCATCGGGGGGCTGGTAG
- a CDS encoding phosphotransferase family protein, which yields MDRTTANTGTKAVSDRLAFDENALLAWMEAGVAGFEGPLTVEQFKGGQSNPTYRLSSPSGDYVLRRKPPGKLLKGAHAVEREYRVMSALGEQGFAVPATHGLEEDESVIGTPFFVMNMVPGRIVWEAHFPGIEDKAAHFDAMNATIARLHGYDPEAIGLGDYGRGEAFVERQVKRWSDQYRKDTDAGRVAAMDELVDWLEDHAPDRSDEPVRVIHGDFRCDNMIFAPDAPRVDAVLDWELSTLGDPGADFAYHLLMYRMPSAGSFTGLLGRDLDDLGIPSEDEYVAAYCERTGRDGLADLDYLIVYNMFRLCGIVHGIKGRIARGNASSAHAVETAKALEPLAELALANAKAARL from the coding sequence ATGGATCGCACAACCGCCAACACCGGCACCAAAGCGGTCAGCGACCGGCTGGCCTTCGACGAGAACGCGCTGCTGGCGTGGATGGAAGCGGGGGTCGCCGGATTCGAAGGCCCGCTGACCGTCGAACAGTTCAAGGGCGGCCAGTCTAATCCCACCTACAGACTGTCGAGCCCGTCGGGCGACTATGTTCTTCGCCGCAAACCGCCTGGGAAGCTCCTGAAGGGCGCCCATGCGGTCGAGCGAGAGTATCGCGTCATGTCGGCCCTGGGCGAACAGGGGTTCGCCGTTCCGGCGACGCACGGGCTGGAAGAGGACGAAAGCGTCATCGGGACACCCTTTTTCGTCATGAACATGGTCCCAGGGCGAATCGTCTGGGAGGCGCATTTTCCCGGGATCGAGGACAAGGCCGCCCACTTCGACGCCATGAACGCGACCATCGCGCGGCTGCACGGCTACGATCCGGAGGCGATCGGGCTCGGCGACTACGGCAGGGGCGAGGCGTTCGTGGAACGTCAGGTCAAACGCTGGTCGGACCAGTATCGCAAGGATACCGACGCCGGCCGGGTCGCGGCGATGGACGAACTTGTCGACTGGCTGGAAGACCATGCGCCCGATCGCTCGGACGAGCCCGTGCGGGTCATTCACGGCGACTTTCGCTGCGACAACATGATCTTCGCGCCGGACGCGCCGCGGGTCGATGCGGTGCTCGACTGGGAACTGTCGACGCTCGGCGATCCCGGGGCCGACTTCGCCTATCATCTGCTGATGTATCGCATGCCGTCGGCGGGGAGTTTCACGGGCCTCCTGGGCCGCGATCTCGACGACCTCGGCATCCCGAGCGAAGACGAATATGTCGCCGCCTATTGCGAGCGAACGGGGCGCGACGGGCTAGCCGACCTCGACTATCTCATCGTCTACAACATGTTCCGGCTGTGCGGAATCGTCCACGGTATCAAGGGACGCATCGCGCGCGGAAACGCATCGAGCGCCCATGCGGTCGAAACCGCAAAGGCGCTCGAACCGCTGGCAGAGCTCGCCCTCGCCAACGCGAAAGCGGCCCGGCTCTAG
- the mscL gene encoding large conductance mechanosensitive channel protein MscL, which produces MWKDFKAFIAKGNVIDLAVAVIIGGAFALITAALTEDVIMPLVGAIFGGLDFSNYFVLLGDIPEGYEGSTTNYAELKEAGAPVLGYGAFVTTVINFLILGFIIFLMVRWVKSVIEREQAAEPEKPAEPTEVELLKEIRDELKAQRPTTTPPSA; this is translated from the coding sequence ATGTGGAAAGACTTCAAGGCCTTCATCGCCAAAGGAAACGTCATCGACCTGGCGGTGGCAGTGATTATCGGGGGTGCATTCGCGCTCATCACCGCGGCGCTGACCGAAGACGTCATCATGCCGCTCGTCGGCGCCATTTTCGGCGGTCTCGACTTCTCCAACTATTTCGTTCTGCTCGGCGATATTCCCGAGGGATACGAAGGTTCGACGACCAACTATGCGGAATTGAAGGAAGCGGGCGCGCCCGTGCTGGGCTACGGCGCATTCGTCACCACCGTGATCAATTTTCTCATCCTCGGCTTCATCATCTTCCTGATGGTCCGCTGGGTGAAGTCGGTGATCGAACGCGAACAGGCGGCCGAACCCGAAAAGCCTGCCGAGCCGACCGAAGTCGAACTCCTCAAGGAAATTCGCGACGAACTGAAGGCTCAGCGGCCCACAACAACGCCGCCTTCGGCCTGA
- a CDS encoding metallophosphoesterase family protein: protein MHRILHLSDVHFGIHEEHLVAACEQFIGDTHADYVIVAGDLTQWNDPGEYELARAWLQKIEDRGHKLIVVPGNHDVPSFDLVKRFTRPTADYVKHMGKWGDDLNPWVEQDGIAILGLNTARGLVIKNGKISDDQIAMMREKFEAASLDALRILTCHHPLWKLPRGEKLGDAVQNQVAAVNATDDCGIDLILTGHNHTSSVHRSLDLPKGDGSALAIQAGTAFSTRIKIEPASFNLIEANRFNCVVTVIGWDGDEFVERRQHHYARNADDAHWQPTSANAMGLVAEVARAGEGKKA from the coding sequence ATGCATCGTATCCTGCACCTGTCCGACGTCCATTTCGGAATTCACGAGGAACATCTGGTCGCTGCCTGCGAGCAGTTCATCGGCGACACGCACGCCGACTACGTCATCGTCGCAGGCGATCTCACCCAATGGAACGATCCCGGCGAATACGAGCTGGCGCGCGCGTGGCTGCAGAAGATCGAGGACCGGGGTCACAAGCTGATCGTCGTGCCCGGCAACCATGACGTGCCGAGCTTCGATCTCGTCAAGCGTTTCACCCGGCCGACGGCGGACTACGTCAAGCATATGGGAAAATGGGGCGATGACCTCAATCCGTGGGTGGAACAGGATGGCATCGCCATCCTGGGGCTCAACACGGCGCGCGGACTCGTCATCAAGAACGGCAAGATTTCCGACGATCAGATCGCGATGATGCGCGAGAAGTTCGAGGCTGCCTCGCTCGATGCGCTGCGCATCCTGACGTGCCACCACCCGTTGTGGAAACTTCCGCGCGGGGAAAAGCTGGGCGATGCGGTGCAGAACCAGGTCGCGGCCGTGAACGCGACCGACGATTGCGGGATCGACCTCATCCTTACCGGGCACAACCATACCTCGAGCGTGCACCGCTCGCTCGACCTGCCGAAGGGCGACGGGTCGGCGCTGGCGATCCAGGCGGGCACGGCATTTTCCACACGCATCAAGATCGAACCGGCAAGCTTCAACCTGATCGAGGCGAACCGGTTCAACTGCGTCGTTACGGTGATCGGCTGGGACGGCGACGAGTTCGTCGAGCGGCGCCAGCATCATTATGCGCGCAATGCCGACGATGCGCACTGGCAGCCGACGAGCGCGAACGCGATGGGTCTCGTCGCGGAAGTCGCGCGCGCTGGGGAGGGGAAGAAGGCATGA
- a CDS encoding M3 family metallopeptidase — protein sequence MTKTLLLAGCASLSLAACGTVGEDAAIATAAAMATQAADNRGADAVAFNPVLQEWEGPYGGVPQWDEYDVSMFDQAYTVAVDEYLAEVDAIASNAAAPTFANTIDALETSGERLDRVQSIFGVYSSNISTPEVQAIDREWSPKLAAAYDEVTLNEALFQRIKTLYDNRQNLDLTSQQMRVLERRYESYVRNGAELDAAGKEQLSAYNARLAELFSDFSAKVLADENVYTAATEAQLAGVPSDVVSAARAAGESQSMGAYAIKNTRSMVDPVLSFATDRAFRETIWNKFVNRGDNGDANDTNQVIADIVKVRAQRADLLGYESHAHWRMQDTMAGTPDNAMELMMKVWPAAVARVDQEVEDMLVFARRDGVSEIQPWDYRYYQEMVRKDRYDLSQDELKPYFELNNMVDGMIWSAQQLYGITMTENTGEVPVYHPDIRTFEVNNSRTGENIGLFYFDTYARDGKRSGAWMNSFRIGTELTGDEPGLFTNNNNFNKPQPGEPVLISLDDAQTLWHEFGHAIHYMLVDVDYPSLAGNQRDFVEYPSQVNENWLLTEPVLSRFAKHYETGEPMPQELLDKIEASSTFNEGFSTVQYLSSALVDMALHRDPDGDVDVDEFEKTALANIGMPVETVMRHRLPHFNHLFSSDAYSAGYYSYLWSETMDADTWEAFAETGNPYDSEVARRFAENILMTGNATDRAEAYREFRGRDPDVDALLRRRGFPVDGGDE from the coding sequence ATGACCAAGACTCTTCTGCTCGCGGGTTGCGCGAGCCTTTCGCTCGCTGCGTGCGGCACGGTCGGCGAGGACGCCGCGATCGCGACCGCCGCCGCCATGGCCACCCAGGCCGCCGATAACCGGGGGGCCGACGCGGTGGCGTTCAACCCGGTGCTGCAGGAATGGGAAGGTCCCTATGGCGGCGTCCCACAGTGGGACGAATATGACGTCTCGATGTTCGACCAGGCCTATACGGTTGCCGTCGACGAATATCTGGCCGAGGTCGACGCGATCGCGTCGAACGCCGCCGCGCCGACGTTTGCCAACACGATCGATGCGCTCGAGACATCGGGCGAGCGGCTGGACCGCGTCCAGTCGATCTTCGGCGTCTATTCGAGCAACATCTCGACGCCCGAAGTGCAGGCGATCGACCGCGAATGGAGCCCCAAGCTGGCGGCCGCCTACGATGAAGTGACGCTCAACGAAGCGCTCTTCCAGCGAATCAAGACGCTGTACGACAATCGCCAGAACCTCGACCTGACGAGCCAGCAGATGCGCGTGCTCGAGCGTCGCTACGAAAGCTACGTCCGCAACGGAGCCGAGCTGGACGCAGCGGGCAAGGAGCAACTGTCGGCCTACAATGCCCGTCTGGCCGAGCTGTTCAGCGATTTTTCGGCCAAGGTTCTGGCTGACGAGAATGTCTATACTGCCGCGACTGAGGCTCAGCTTGCGGGCGTGCCGTCCGACGTGGTGAGCGCTGCCCGGGCGGCGGGCGAGAGCCAGTCGATGGGCGCCTACGCGATCAAGAACACCCGCTCGATGGTCGATCCCGTGTTGAGCTTCGCGACCGATCGCGCGTTCCGCGAGACGATCTGGAACAAGTTCGTCAACCGCGGCGACAATGGCGATGCGAACGACACCAACCAGGTGATCGCCGACATCGTGAAGGTCCGTGCCCAGCGCGCCGACCTGTTGGGATATGAGAGCCACGCCCATTGGCGCATGCAGGACACGATGGCCGGCACCCCCGACAATGCAATGGAACTGATGATGAAGGTCTGGCCCGCCGCAGTCGCGCGGGTCGACCAGGAAGTCGAGGACATGCTGGTTTTCGCGCGCCGCGACGGCGTGAGCGAGATCCAGCCGTGGGATTACCGCTACTATCAGGAGATGGTGCGCAAGGATCGCTACGACCTCAGCCAGGACGAGTTGAAGCCCTACTTCGAACTCAACAACATGGTCGACGGGATGATCTGGTCGGCGCAGCAGTTGTACGGCATCACCATGACCGAGAATACGGGCGAGGTGCCGGTCTATCACCCCGACATCCGCACGTTCGAGGTGAACAACAGCCGGACCGGCGAGAATATCGGCCTGTTCTATTTCGACACCTACGCGCGCGACGGCAAGCGGTCGGGTGCGTGGATGAACAGCTTCCGCATCGGCACCGAGCTGACCGGGGACGAGCCGGGGCTGTTCACCAACAACAACAATTTCAACAAGCCGCAACCGGGCGAACCGGTGCTCATCAGCCTCGATGATGCGCAGACGCTCTGGCACGAGTTCGGTCACGCGATCCACTACATGCTGGTCGACGTCGACTACCCGAGCCTCGCGGGCAATCAGCGCGATTTCGTCGAGTATCCGAGCCAGGTGAATGAGAATTGGCTGCTGACCGAGCCGGTCCTGAGCCGCTTCGCGAAGCATTACGAGACGGGCGAACCGATGCCGCAGGAACTGCTCGACAAGATCGAGGCCAGCTCGACCTTCAACGAGGGGTTCTCGACGGTCCAATATCTGTCGAGCGCGCTCGTCGACATGGCGCTGCATCGCGATCCCGACGGGGACGTGGATGTCGACGAATTCGAGAAGACCGCGCTCGCCAATATCGGGATGCCGGTCGAGACGGTGATGCGTCACCGCCTTCCGCACTTCAACCACCTGTTTTCGTCCGACGCCTATTCGGCGGGCTACTACAGCTATCTCTGGTCGGAGACGATGGACGCGGACACGTGGGAGGCCTTTGCCGAGACGGGTAATCCGTACGATTCCGAAGTGGCGCGCCGCTTTGCCGAGAATATCCTGATGACCGGCAACGCCACCGACCGCGCCGAGGCCTACCGCGAGTTCCGCGGTCGCGATCCGGACGTCGATGCGCTGCTTCGCCGTCGCGGTTTCCCGGTCGACGGGGGCGACGAGTAG
- a CDS encoding NUDIX hydrolase: MSDPEIKYEGDFIVAVKDGRWEYVRRARGIRAVVIEALIEGRLLIVEQHRIPIGKRCLELPAGLIGDDDGGKDDTVASAAQRELEEETGYRPGRIEVIGEFYSSPGLVAESFTAVRAHECVKVGAGGGTDGEDITVHEVPLRDIGSFVAAKRDEGIAVDVRLMAYLAHADDAKS; this comes from the coding sequence TTGAGCGATCCCGAGATCAAATACGAAGGCGACTTCATCGTCGCGGTGAAGGATGGGCGTTGGGAATATGTCCGACGTGCCCGCGGGATCCGCGCGGTGGTGATCGAGGCCCTGATCGAAGGCCGCCTCCTGATTGTCGAACAGCACCGGATTCCGATCGGAAAACGATGCCTCGAACTGCCTGCCGGACTGATCGGCGACGATGACGGCGGCAAGGATGACACAGTCGCATCGGCCGCGCAGCGCGAGCTGGAGGAAGAAACCGGTTATCGGCCCGGACGGATCGAAGTGATCGGCGAATTCTATTCCTCTCCCGGCCTCGTAGCGGAAAGCTTCACCGCCGTTCGGGCGCACGAGTGCGTGAAGGTCGGTGCGGGCGGAGGGACCGATGGCGAGGACATCACAGTGCATGAGGTGCCGCTCCGCGACATCGGGTCCTTCGTGGCCGCGAAGCGCGACGAAGGCATTGCGGTGGACGTGCGGCTGATGGCGTATCTGGCCCACGCGGACGATGCGAAAAGCTAG